A section of the Acidobacteriota bacterium genome encodes:
- a CDS encoding fused MFS/spermidine synthase, translating to MRRSAFLLLFAVSGAAALIYEVVWTRLLTLQMGHGIAAASTVLAAFMGGLAVGAAIAGRRGGRLSPERALMVYASLELAIAVLALLLPVALETLRPLLVGAYADGEGGTTFGLLRLGTSVMLLAVPAAAMGATFPIASRWMVRGAAHAAQEAGGLYAANTLGAAIGALLAGFVLIPSLGLSGSTWVGVALNVAAAAGAYAIARSGASIPADDSPDGGRSEGEGFSPRRAAASRGKADAKASALRTSAEGRPWLAALALGASGFASLTLQVVWTRLLVQILGPTTYAFSLVVAIFIVGLAGGAAIGSWLVARVRHASVGLAIGLLVSAALSLAAASAVDWALLTIAEIVARPEYQFNDVLAREGLMVLALLLPMALAFGTAFPFAVALAGGSDDTVTESLGRIYAVNTIGAIAGALLAGFVLVPQIGLHLTIRLVAATLAVAAIAILVTAGQGRGRLAGYALAGVVLLAGVTLPQWDRLLLSSGGYKYAPAMRGPSLATSLAAGELLSYREGASGTVAVRRLAGTVSLSIDGKVDASNAGDMLTQRLLAHVPLLLHPNPKRVAIIGLGSGVTLGSALTHPIAAATVLEISPEVVDASRFFETENHRALADPRTRLVVGDGRTHLMLGRETYDVIVSEPSNPWMAGIASLFTREFFEGARARLAPGGMLCQWAHTYDISSDDLRSIVATFLTVFPEGSLWLVGEADVLLIGASEPIDERVAGLAANWHRPGVAEDLASIGAAEPYAVTSLFVAQGAALKAWSNGAPLQTDDRSRLEFSGPRHIFGVARDDNAADLRELANRSPKPATVTAAGQAATAANHRNRGVMFMRSDAHQPAYDDFMLALGLDAYDPVSLDGLVRSAAALTRIDDAKALLTKLASAPANTPAKLALSRVLASQGDVDEAVRIPFSLLQQDPSNVPALEQLASVLSDVGDAARLEPVVARLVAEAPKNTWSHYYAGSLFFMQNRLDMAAQAASNALSFDPGNAKAHNLLGVSLASMGQADAARAAFEASIKADAREPGTYTNLAMLELQAGNRDRALLYFSEALTIDPTNQSARDGLASMQSPR from the coding sequence CGATGGCGAAGGCGGCACGACGTTCGGGCTGCTCAGGCTCGGCACCAGCGTGATGCTGCTGGCGGTGCCGGCGGCGGCGATGGGCGCGACCTTTCCGATTGCCTCGCGCTGGATGGTGCGTGGCGCCGCACACGCCGCACAAGAAGCCGGCGGCCTCTACGCCGCCAACACGCTCGGGGCCGCCATCGGCGCTCTGCTCGCTGGCTTCGTGCTGATTCCCTCGCTGGGACTGAGCGGCTCGACTTGGGTCGGCGTCGCGTTGAACGTGGCGGCGGCCGCGGGCGCGTATGCGATCGCGCGCAGCGGCGCATCGATACCAGCAGACGATTCGCCGGACGGGGGACGTTCGGAGGGCGAGGGCTTCAGCCCTCGCCGGGCAGCGGCCTCGCGCGGCAAAGCGGACGCTAAAGCGTCCGCTCTCCGAACGTCGGCTGAAGGCCGTCCGTGGCTGGCGGCCCTTGCCCTGGGCGCGTCGGGGTTTGCCTCGCTCACCCTGCAGGTGGTGTGGACGCGCCTACTGGTGCAGATTCTCGGTCCCACCACCTATGCCTTCAGCCTGGTCGTGGCGATCTTCATCGTCGGCCTGGCCGGTGGTGCCGCGATCGGCTCGTGGCTGGTGGCGCGCGTTCGCCACGCCTCGGTCGGTCTCGCGATCGGCTTGCTCGTCAGCGCCGCCCTGTCACTGGCGGCGGCATCGGCCGTGGACTGGGCGCTGCTCACGATTGCCGAAATTGTCGCCCGGCCCGAGTACCAATTCAACGACGTGCTCGCCCGCGAGGGGCTGATGGTCCTCGCGTTGCTGCTGCCCATGGCCCTCGCGTTCGGCACGGCGTTTCCATTTGCCGTCGCCCTCGCCGGCGGAAGCGATGACACCGTCACCGAATCGCTCGGCCGCATCTATGCGGTGAACACGATTGGCGCCATTGCCGGCGCCCTGCTGGCCGGTTTCGTGCTCGTACCGCAGATTGGACTGCACCTGACCATCCGTCTCGTGGCGGCGACTCTTGCCGTGGCGGCCATCGCAATCCTGGTAACGGCGGGCCAGGGCCGGGGCCGCCTGGCCGGGTACGCCCTCGCGGGCGTGGTGCTGCTGGCGGGGGTCACCCTGCCGCAGTGGGATCGGCTGCTGCTGTCGAGCGGCGGGTACAAGTACGCCCCCGCGATGCGCGGGCCCAGCCTGGCGACCTCGTTGGCCGCGGGGGAACTGCTCTCGTACCGCGAGGGCGCGAGCGGAACCGTCGCCGTCCGGCGGCTGGCCGGCACCGTGTCACTCTCGATTGATGGCAAGGTGGATGCCTCGAACGCGGGCGACATGCTGACGCAGCGGCTGCTCGCCCACGTGCCGCTGTTGCTGCATCCGAATCCGAAACGGGTCGCGATTATCGGCTTGGGGAGTGGCGTCACGCTCGGCTCGGCCCTCACTCATCCCATCGCGGCCGCCACCGTGCTGGAGATCTCGCCTGAAGTGGTGGACGCCTCACGGTTCTTCGAAACCGAGAACCACCGAGCCCTCGCCGACCCGCGCACGCGCCTGGTGGTCGGCGACGGCCGCACCCACCTGATGCTCGGCCGCGAAACCTACGATGTGATCGTGTCCGAGCCGTCGAACCCGTGGATGGCGGGCATTGCCTCGCTCTTTACGCGCGAGTTCTTCGAAGGCGCCAGGGCGCGCCTGGCGCCCGGCGGCATGCTGTGCCAGTGGGCGCACACCTACGACATCAGCAGCGACGACCTCCGCTCGATCGTGGCCACCTTCCTCACGGTGTTTCCCGAGGGGTCGCTGTGGCTGGTCGGCGAGGCCGACGTGCTGTTGATTGGGGCGAGCGAGCCGATCGACGAACGCGTGGCCGGCCTCGCGGCCAACTGGCATCGTCCCGGGGTGGCGGAAGATCTGGCGTCGATTGGCGCCGCCGAGCCGTACGCGGTCACGTCCCTGTTCGTAGCCCAGGGGGCCGCGCTCAAGGCGTGGTCGAACGGCGCCCCACTGCAAACCGACGACCGCTCTCGCCTGGAGTTCTCGGGCCCCCGCCATATCTTCGGCGTAGCCCGTGACGACAACGCCGCAGACCTTCGTGAACTGGCTAACCGCAGCCCGAAGCCCGCGACGGTGACCGCCGCCGGCCAGGCGGCGACGGCGGCGAACCACCGGAACCGGGGGGTGATGTTCATGCGATCCGACGCCCACCAGCCGGCCTACGACGACTTCATGCTGGCGCTCGGACTCGACGCCTACGACCCGGTCTCGCTCGACGGCCTGGTTCGGTCGGCGGCGGCGCTGACCCGAATCGACGATGCGAAGGCGTTACTGACAAAATTGGCATCGGCGCCGGCCAACACGCCGGCGAAACTGGCACTGTCGCGGGTGCTGGCCTCGCAGGGCGACGTGGACGAGGCCGTGCGCATTCCCTTCAGCCTGCTTCAGCAGGACCCCAGCAACGTGCCGGCCCTCGAGCAACTGGCGTCGGTGCTGTCGGACGTAGGCGACGCCGCACGCCTCGAACCCGTAGTGGCGCGCCTGGTGGCCGAGGCTCCCAAGAACACCTGGTCGCACTATTACGCCGGGTCGCTGTTCTTCATGCAGAACCGGCTCGACATGGCGGCACAGGCGGCCAGCAACGCGCTTAGCTTTGACCCCGGCAACGCCAAGGCTCACAACCTGCTGGGCGTGTCCCTCGCGAGCATGGGGCAGGCCGACGCCGCCCGCGCCGCGTTCGAAGCGTCGATCAAGGCCGACGCCCGTGAACCCGGCACCTACACCAACCTCGCGATGCTCGAGCTCCAGGCCGGCAATCGCGACCGGGCGCTCCTGTACTTCTCCGAGGCGCTGACGATCGATCCCACCAACCAGTCCGCGCGCGACGGCCTCGCCTCGATGCAATCGCCGCGATGA
- a CDS encoding site-specific DNA-methyltransferase, whose protein sequence is MPPRLPKPFADLRRGRQRLRFFHGDALDVLGRLSPASVAVVVTSPPYNLGIRYRSFDDTQPRSEYLTWTGAWIQAVKRVLAQEGSLFLNVGSKPKDPWTALDVAQAVRPHLELQNILHWVKSIAIEKSLAGARSGLADDLAVGHYKPINSDRFLNDCHEFVFHFSPTGRTRLDRRAVGVKYQDRSNLTRWQQAGSGLRCRGNTWFIPYETIQSRDKERPHPATFPWRLPAYCLKLHGLERVGLAVDPFLGLGSSAVAAAELGVNFVGIELDEHYLAEAVARATAVLRNKRGP, encoded by the coding sequence GTGCCCCCTCGCCTTCCCAAGCCCTTTGCCGACCTGCGCCGCGGACGCCAGCGGCTGCGCTTCTTCCACGGCGATGCCCTCGACGTTCTTGGCCGCCTCTCGCCTGCCTCTGTTGCCGTGGTCGTCACCTCGCCGCCCTACAACCTGGGCATCCGGTACCGGTCGTTCGATGACACCCAGCCGCGGTCGGAGTATTTGACCTGGACCGGCGCCTGGATCCAGGCGGTGAAACGGGTGCTGGCGCAGGAGGGGTCGCTGTTCCTGAACGTGGGCTCCAAGCCCAAGGACCCCTGGACCGCGCTGGACGTGGCTCAGGCGGTGCGGCCGCACCTGGAACTCCAGAACATCCTGCACTGGGTGAAATCCATCGCCATCGAGAAGTCCCTGGCGGGCGCCCGATCGGGGCTGGCCGACGACCTGGCGGTGGGCCACTACAAACCCATCAACAGCGACCGTTTCCTCAACGACTGCCACGAGTTCGTGTTCCACTTCAGCCCGACGGGACGGACGCGCCTCGATCGGCGCGCGGTCGGCGTCAAGTACCAGGACAGGTCGAACCTGACGCGCTGGCAACAGGCCGGTTCGGGCCTGCGCTGCCGGGGTAATACCTGGTTCATCCCCTACGAGACCATCCAGAGCCGCGACAAGGAACGGCCGCATCCGGCCACGTTCCCGTGGCGGCTGCCGGCGTACTGCCTGAAGCTGCACGGCCTCGAGCGCGTCGGCCTGGCGGTCGATCCCTTCCTGGGACTGGGCAGCAGCGCCGTCGCGGCCGCGGAGTTGGGGGTCAACTTCGTGGGCATCGAGCTCGACGAGCACTACCTGGCCGAGGCGGTGGCTCGCGCGACCGCGGTGCTGAGGAACAAGCGCGGGCCATAG